A window from Chitinophaga filiformis encodes these proteins:
- the gmd gene encoding GDP-mannose 4,6-dehydratase, translated as MKVALITGVNGQDGAYLSELLLEKGYMVHGIKRRASLLNTDRIDHLYQDPHSENVRFKLHYGDMTDSTNLIRIIQETQPDEIYNLAAMSHVKVSFDTPEYTANADGIGTLRILEALRILKLEKKTRVYQASTSELYGLVQEVPQRESTPFYPRSPYAVAKLYAYWITVNYREAYGMYACNGILFNHESPLRGETFVTRKITRAVAAIALGLQDKLYLGNLDARRDWGHAKDYVEAMWRILQQDTPEDYVIATGITTPVREFVRMAFNELGIELKFEGTGVDEVAYVSACRNKEYILPIGKQVLAVDPAYFRPTEVELLIGDPTKSKTKLGWEPKYDLQELVSEMVTCDVELFRKDSKTQWEQLAG; from the coding sequence ATGAAAGTTGCTTTAATCACCGGTGTAAATGGACAGGACGGAGCATACCTGTCAGAATTGCTGCTCGAAAAGGGGTATATGGTACATGGCATAAAACGTCGTGCCTCACTGTTGAATACTGACAGGATCGATCACCTCTATCAGGATCCTCATAGCGAAAATGTACGTTTCAAACTGCATTACGGCGATATGACCGACAGTACTAACCTGATCCGCATTATACAGGAAACGCAGCCTGACGAGATTTACAATCTGGCAGCGATGAGCCATGTAAAAGTGAGTTTCGATACACCGGAATATACTGCTAATGCAGACGGTATAGGCACCCTGCGTATACTGGAAGCATTACGTATCTTAAAGCTGGAAAAGAAGACAAGGGTATACCAGGCAAGTACTTCAGAACTGTATGGCCTTGTACAGGAAGTGCCACAAAGGGAAAGCACTCCTTTCTATCCGCGTAGTCCCTATGCTGTAGCAAAACTATATGCATACTGGATCACGGTGAACTACAGGGAAGCATATGGCATGTATGCCTGCAATGGTATCCTGTTCAACCATGAAAGCCCGCTGCGCGGCGAGACTTTCGTAACCCGTAAGATCACCCGGGCTGTTGCAGCCATCGCATTAGGTTTACAGGATAAACTGTACCTGGGTAACCTGGATGCACGTCGTGACTGGGGACATGCAAAAGATTATGTAGAGGCAATGTGGAGGATATTGCAACAGGATACACCGGAAGATTATGTAATTGCTACAGGTATTACTACGCCGGTGCGTGAGTTTGTGCGTATGGCGTTTAATGAACTGGGCATTGAACTGAAATTTGAAGGCACGGGTGTAGATGAAGTCGCATATGTGAGCGCCTGCCGCAATAAAGAATATATTCTGCCAATAGGCAAACAGGTATTAGCTGTAGATCCTGCTTACTTCCGTCCTACCGAGGTAGAACTGCTGATAGGCGATCCTACGAAATCAAAGACAAAATTAGGCTGGGAACCGAAGTATGATCTGCAGGAGCTGGTAAGTGAGATGGTAACCTGCGATGTGGAGTTATTCAGAAAGGACAGTAAAACACAGTGGGAACAACTGGCAGGATAA
- a CDS encoding polysaccharide biosynthesis protein, with protein sequence MTGFAQVFVQGISLISGILVIRMLEPEEYALYTLGNTMLGTMTVLADGGISTGVMSQGGKVWLDRVKLGTVMATGMDLRRKFAVGSLLVSVPVLLYLMRHHNASWLMSVLIILSLIPSFFMALSGTLLQVAPKLRQDIGPLQRNAVILNVGRLLLLALTIFIFPWAFVAILAAGLPQIWGNFNLRKISAGYADWHQKPDPQVRNEILKMVRRLLPMGIYTCLSGQITIWLISIFGTTRGVAQLGALDRLSMALSFITILFGTLILPRFSRLPNNSGLLLRRFLQIQAGLLVMSACIVLTVWLFSTQILMILGPNYAGLTKEVVLKIIISCLGIISASTFSLFTSRSWAINPFISIPVSIASIALGVMFIDVSSLRGVLGLNIMIQLIQVTMNVTYTLIKIRRTNHSTLPTEI encoded by the coding sequence ATGACCGGTTTTGCCCAGGTTTTTGTACAGGGTATCAGTCTTATAAGTGGTATCCTGGTGATACGTATGCTGGAACCCGAAGAGTATGCATTGTATACCCTTGGCAATACGATGCTGGGCACAATGACCGTACTGGCTGACGGGGGTATTTCTACCGGAGTAATGTCGCAGGGAGGAAAGGTCTGGCTGGACCGTGTGAAATTGGGCACGGTCATGGCCACAGGGATGGACCTGAGACGGAAATTTGCCGTTGGCAGCTTACTGGTATCCGTACCGGTACTGCTGTACCTGATGCGACACCACAATGCCAGCTGGCTGATGTCGGTGCTGATCATCCTCTCGCTCATTCCGTCCTTCTTTATGGCATTGTCGGGCACCCTGCTGCAGGTGGCGCCCAAGCTGAGACAGGACATTGGCCCCCTTCAAAGGAACGCGGTCATACTGAACGTTGGCAGGCTCTTACTACTTGCATTGACCATTTTTATTTTCCCATGGGCGTTTGTAGCTATCCTGGCTGCCGGTCTTCCGCAGATATGGGGTAACTTCAATCTCCGGAAGATCTCCGCTGGCTATGCAGACTGGCATCAGAAGCCGGATCCGCAGGTTCGCAATGAGATCCTGAAAATGGTAAGACGGTTACTGCCGATGGGTATTTATACCTGTCTTTCGGGACAGATCACCATCTGGCTGATCTCCATTTTCGGAACGACAAGGGGAGTGGCCCAATTGGGTGCGCTGGACAGGTTGTCTATGGCGCTTAGCTTTATCACGATATTATTTGGTACCCTTATCTTACCGAGGTTTTCCCGGTTGCCGAATAACTCAGGTCTGTTATTACGGCGTTTCTTACAGATCCAGGCGGGGCTGCTGGTCATGAGTGCCTGCATCGTCCTGACGGTCTGGTTATTCTCCACACAGATCCTGATGATCCTTGGGCCCAATTATGCGGGGCTGACAAAAGAGGTAGTACTGAAGATCATTATCAGTTGCCTGGGGATTATCTCCGCTTCCACTTTTTCTCTGTTTACCAGCAGAAGCTGGGCTATCAATCCGTTCATTTCAATTCCTGTTAGTATCGCGTCAATAGCGCTGGGTGTTATGTTCATCGATGTGTCTTCCCTGAGAGGGGTATTGGGGCTTAACATCATGATACAACTGATCCAGGTAACGATGAACGTTACTTATACGCTGATCAAGATCCGCAGGACTAATCACTCAACATTACCTACAGAAATTTAA